A part of Roseitalea porphyridii genomic DNA contains:
- a CDS encoding PaaI family thioesterase has translation MPDFAMTNFAEADFARAMPFARLIGLEVTEATPEKVVGAVTVRAELCTIGESAHGGTLMAFADCLAAIGAHLNRPERAAGTITIESKTNFLGRAASGTRLVGTALPVSVGRRVSVWQTTIEDEAKRAIALSVQTQLVL, from the coding sequence ATGCCGGACTTCGCGATGACGAACTTCGCCGAGGCGGACTTCGCCCGTGCGATGCCGTTCGCCCGACTTATCGGGCTCGAGGTGACCGAGGCGACGCCGGAAAAGGTGGTCGGTGCGGTCACGGTCAGAGCGGAACTGTGCACCATCGGCGAGAGCGCCCATGGCGGCACGCTGATGGCCTTCGCCGACTGTCTCGCCGCGATCGGCGCCCATCTCAATCGGCCGGAGAGGGCGGCCGGCACGATCACCATCGAGAGCAAGACGAATTTTCTGGGGCGCGCCGCGAGCGGTACGCGACTCGTCGGTACGGCGTTGCCGGTTTCGGTGGGCAGGCGCGTTTCGGTGTGGCAGACGACCATCGAGGACGAGGCCAAACGTGCGATCGCGCTGTCGGTTCAGACCCAACTCGTCTTGTAA
- a CDS encoding helix-turn-helix domain-containing protein: protein MKAFGQTLKAWRSRRRMSQMALALAADVSTRHISYLETSKAAPSRDMALRLAEALNVPAHARNDWLTAAGFAPIYESRPLDSAELAPFMEAVTRLLDRHDPYPGWALDPDWRIVLCNRVGETLLRRVGIAPGDSLVAALVDDPTLGGALLNWREATLTLSQRLGAEARRRNDAETAKAAETLAALSGQSPLAAPASAAVTTRLGINGRVIELVSIQAAFNTANDLTLADLRTELFFPVGADSERNLAETFPP, encoded by the coding sequence TTGAAGGCATTCGGACAGACATTGAAGGCCTGGCGAAGCCGGCGGCGGATGAGCCAGATGGCGCTGGCGCTCGCCGCCGACGTCTCGACGCGGCACATCTCCTACCTCGAAACCTCAAAGGCGGCGCCGAGCCGCGACATGGCGCTGCGCCTTGCCGAGGCGCTGAACGTGCCGGCTCATGCCCGCAATGACTGGCTGACGGCGGCGGGCTTCGCGCCGATCTATGAAAGCCGGCCGCTCGACAGCGCCGAACTTGCACCGTTCATGGAGGCCGTTACCCGCCTGCTGGATCGGCACGATCCCTATCCGGGCTGGGCGCTCGATCCGGACTGGCGGATCGTGCTGTGCAATCGCGTCGGCGAAACGCTGCTGCGCCGCGTCGGCATCGCGCCGGGCGACAGCCTCGTTGCCGCCCTGGTTGACGACCCGACGCTCGGCGGCGCCCTTCTCAACTGGCGGGAGGCGACATTGACCCTGTCCCAACGGCTCGGCGCCGAGGCAAGACGGCGCAACGATGCCGAGACGGCGAAGGCGGCGGAGACGCTCGCCGCGCTCAGCGGCCAGAGCCCGCTTGCCGCGCCGGCGTCGGCCGCCGTCACCACGAGGCTCGGTATCAACGGGCGGGTGATCGAGCTCGTCTCGATCCAGGCGGCCTTCAACACCGCGAACGATCTGACGCTCGCGGATCTGCGAACGGAACTGTTCTTTCCCGTCGGCGCCGACAGCGAACGCAATCTTGCCGAGACGTTTCCGCCGTAA
- a CDS encoding RidA family protein, with amino-acid sequence MFDPGTLEERLAQNGLRLPVPPMPIGRFAPGVVHAGLLYLSGTYGTVRSDDGQDIIDMPGKLGAELTIEDGYASARQMMLNHLALAKTVLGDLRHIERPVRLVGYVNAAPGFRDAPAVLDGASDLLFDLFGPDRGRHARMALYQHELARNAPVAGEISFAVSR; translated from the coding sequence ATGTTCGACCCCGGCACACTCGAGGAAAGGCTTGCGCAGAACGGTCTGCGCCTGCCGGTGCCGCCAATGCCGATCGGCCGTTTCGCACCAGGCGTCGTGCATGCCGGGCTGCTCTATCTGTCGGGCACATACGGCACAGTCAGAAGCGACGACGGGCAAGATATCATCGACATGCCCGGAAAGCTGGGCGCCGAACTCACCATCGAGGACGGCTATGCTTCGGCGCGTCAGATGATGCTCAACCACCTGGCCCTTGCCAAGACTGTTCTGGGCGATCTCCGACACATCGAGCGGCCCGTAAGGCTCGTGGGCTATGTCAATGCCGCTCCCGGCTTTCGGGATGCGCCGGCGGTGCTCGACGGCGCTTCCGACCTGCTTTTCGACCTGTTCGGTCCGGATCGGGGTCGGCATGCCCGGATGGCGCTCTATCAGCATGAACTGGCGCGAAATGCCCCGGTGGCCGGAGAGATCAGCTTCGCCGTTTCGCGCTGA
- a CDS encoding VOC family protein — MVRFRKTTPILLAEDVKACAEFWTALGLQVPVTVPEGDGIGFAIIAGDGVELMYQSFSSARAQRPEAVDRVDRSVVFLEVTSLDAVLAALPQTETVVPDHVTDYGAREIYVRDPAGNLIGFSQFGWQE, encoded by the coding sequence ATGGTCCGCTTTCGCAAGACGACGCCGATCCTGCTTGCCGAGGACGTCAAGGCGTGCGCCGAATTCTGGACAGCGCTCGGGCTTCAGGTGCCCGTGACCGTGCCCGAAGGCGACGGCATTGGCTTTGCCATCATCGCCGGCGACGGCGTCGAGCTGATGTACCAGTCGTTTTCGTCGGCGCGCGCGCAAAGGCCCGAAGCGGTCGACCGCGTCGACCGCTCCGTCGTCTTCCTCGAGGTGACCTCGCTCGACGCGGTGCTCGCCGCGCTGCCTCAGACCGAGACCGTCGTGCCCGATCACGTCACCGACTATGGGGCGCGCGAAATCTATGTGCGCGATCCGGCCGGCAACCTGATCGGCTTTTCGCAGTTCGGCTGGCAGGAGTGA
- a CDS encoding pyridoxal phosphate-dependent aminotransferase codes for MARRRPARLAHIAGIGVDAVGRVADASSADLLRLENLDVDIPVDPVALARTREAVDRDEDNSYLPFIGQTRLRSVAADHVSALSGVRYDGDRNCLICAGGLSGVLNVLLATVDTGDEVVVTDPTYAGLINRVHLAGGVPRFVPFIFTPGGAWRLDRQALREAVGPESRAMLLTSPSMPSGGWLDADDWALVAELCVAKDLLLIVDAAMERLVFDGRPVLHAAGLPGMAERTITVGSASKELRMIGWRVGWIVAPEPLMEDLIAVNLANVVVPVGIAQDAAALALERSVETLPAYVSELQRRRDVLLEELDGMPVGVPAGGWSLLMRVTDFGHTGATASARLMEHGIAATAMAGWGVDHGDQYIRFVFSNEPVERLRGMGAIVHRALGAA; via the coding sequence ATGGCCCGCAGGCGGCCCGCACGACTTGCTCACATAGCCGGTATCGGCGTCGATGCCGTTGGGCGCGTCGCCGACGCCTCCTCGGCCGATCTGTTGCGGCTGGAGAACCTCGATGTCGATATACCCGTCGATCCAGTCGCACTTGCCCGTACCAGGGAAGCCGTCGATCGCGATGAGGACAACAGCTATCTGCCCTTCATCGGTCAGACGCGACTTCGCAGCGTAGCGGCCGACCATGTCTCCGCCCTGTCGGGCGTCCGCTACGATGGGGATCGCAACTGCCTGATCTGCGCGGGCGGGCTGTCCGGCGTTCTCAACGTGCTTCTGGCCACGGTCGACACGGGCGACGAAGTGGTCGTCACCGACCCGACCTATGCGGGTCTGATCAACCGGGTCCACCTGGCCGGCGGCGTGCCGCGCTTTGTTCCCTTCATCTTCACGCCGGGTGGCGCGTGGCGCCTGGACCGGCAGGCACTGCGCGAGGCGGTCGGCCCGGAGAGCCGGGCGATGCTTCTGACGTCCCCGTCCATGCCGTCGGGCGGCTGGCTGGACGCTGACGACTGGGCGCTCGTCGCGGAGCTGTGCGTCGCCAAAGATCTGCTGCTCATCGTCGATGCGGCAATGGAACGGCTGGTGTTTGATGGTAGGCCGGTGCTGCATGCGGCGGGATTGCCCGGCATGGCCGAGCGCACGATCACCGTCGGCAGTGCGTCCAAGGAACTGCGCATGATCGGCTGGCGGGTGGGGTGGATCGTGGCGCCCGAGCCGCTGATGGAGGACCTGATCGCCGTCAACCTGGCGAATGTCGTCGTGCCCGTTGGCATCGCCCAGGACGCGGCCGCGCTGGCGCTGGAACGGTCCGTCGAGACCCTGCCGGCCTATGTCTCCGAACTGCAGCGTCGCCGCGATGTCCTGTTGGAAGAGTTGGACGGCATGCCGGTCGGCGTGCCTGCGGGCGGCTGGTCCCTGCTCATGCGGGTGACCGACTTCGGCCATACCGGTGCAACGGCATCTGCGCGCCTGATGGAGCATGGCATCGCCGCGACCGCGATGGCCGGCTGGGGCGTCGACCACGGTGACCAGTACATTCGTTTCGTGTTTTCCAACGAGCCGGTCGAGCGCCTTCGCGGCATGGGGGCGATCGTTCACCGGGCGCTCGGTGCGGCGTGA
- a CDS encoding VOC family protein gives MTANPVSYIEIPANDLDRAIAFYSAVFGFELERATIDGYEMALFPHAEGKPGASGALVKGDVYEPSKAGAIVYLSVADIDRALTLAAENGAQVLYSKKDIGDQGFVAEIEDSEGNRIALHQSIAT, from the coding sequence ATGACCGCCAATCCCGTTTCATACATCGAGATACCGGCAAACGACCTCGACCGGGCGATCGCCTTCTACAGTGCCGTCTTCGGTTTCGAACTCGAACGGGCGACGATCGACGGCTACGAGATGGCGCTCTTCCCGCATGCCGAGGGCAAGCCCGGCGCAAGCGGCGCGCTGGTCAAGGGCGATGTCTATGAGCCGTCAAAGGCCGGCGCGATCGTCTATCTCTCGGTTGCCGACATCGACAGGGCACTGACCCTGGCGGCGGAAAACGGCGCGCAGGTGCTCTATTCCAAAAAGGATATCGGCGATCAGGGCTTCGTCGCCGAAATCGAGGACAGCGAGGGCAACCGCATCGCGCTGCATCAGTCGATCGCAACATGA
- a CDS encoding GntR family transcriptional regulator: MERQRGAQAGEIAARLRDEIVSGAIEGGARLGQDALAARFSVSRMPVREALRLLEAQGLVDVPPNRSAIVARLSRDDLVDIFDMRACAEPLALGLALPHLTNAQIDRAAEIQREIENAPLDRFGDLNAEFHRTLHAPCGRPRLLAHIESLNALADRYLRLAIGTMDHQGPSDDEHHALLEACRARDEASARAVLTAHIMRARDALAAAFDERAHEPDREDASL, from the coding sequence TTGGAACGCCAGCGCGGCGCGCAGGCCGGCGAGATCGCGGCAAGGCTGCGCGACGAGATCGTCTCGGGCGCGATCGAGGGCGGCGCGCGGCTCGGTCAGGACGCGCTCGCCGCGCGGTTCAGCGTCAGCCGCATGCCGGTGCGCGAGGCGTTGCGCCTTCTGGAAGCGCAGGGGCTGGTCGATGTGCCGCCGAACCGTTCGGCCATCGTGGCGCGGTTGAGCCGCGACGATCTTGTCGACATTTTCGACATGCGCGCGTGCGCCGAACCGCTGGCGCTCGGGCTTGCCCTGCCGCACCTGACCAACGCACAGATCGACCGCGCCGCCGAAATCCAGCGCGAGATCGAGAACGCGCCGCTCGACCGGTTCGGCGACCTCAATGCCGAATTCCACCGGACGCTGCATGCGCCCTGCGGCCGGCCGCGCCTTCTGGCCCATATCGAGAGCCTGAACGCGCTCGCCGACCGCTATCTGCGGCTCGCCATCGGCACGATGGACCATCAGGGCCCGTCCGATGACGAACACCACGCGTTGCTGGAGGCCTGCCGCGCCCGCGACGAGGCCAGTGCCCGCGCCGTCCTGACAGCGCATATCATGCGGGCGCGCGACGCGCTCGCGGCGGCTTTCGACGAGCGGGCGCATGAGCCCGACCGAGAGGACGCGTCCTTGTGA
- a CDS encoding CopG family transcriptional regulator — MKKDRLNVYFDPTLAAELESLAARRKVSKSQIVEAALASYLSPDGADQREAAIVRRLDRLTRAIERLERDVTISTEAVALFVKFWLTTTPPLPDAMRDAAQAKGRERYEGFVEALGRRLAKGSTLTKEVSHEAAPNHESKSPTNGA; from the coding sequence ATGAAGAAGGATCGCCTCAACGTCTATTTCGATCCCACACTGGCGGCCGAGCTGGAAAGTCTCGCGGCGCGCCGAAAGGTGTCCAAGTCGCAGATCGTCGAAGCCGCGCTCGCCTCCTACCTCTCGCCCGACGGCGCCGATCAGCGCGAAGCCGCCATCGTCCGCCGGCTCGACCGGCTCACCCGCGCCATCGAACGCCTGGAACGCGACGTCACGATCTCCACTGAAGCTGTGGCGCTCTTCGTCAAGTTCTGGCTCACAACCACGCCGCCGCTGCCCGATGCGATGCGCGATGCCGCCCAGGCGAAGGGCCGTGAACGCTATGAGGGCTTCGTCGAGGCGCTCGGCCGGCGACTCGCCAAAGGCAGCACGCTGACGAAGGAGGTATCCCACGAGGCAGCTCCCAACCATGAATCAAAGAGCCCGACAAATGGGGCTTAG
- a CDS encoding class I SAM-dependent methyltransferase, which yields MIDDTSNGYEAVADAFVAARSRTTTGVAIVRQWAASLPAVGTVVDIGCGSGEPVTAALLDAGLTVSALDASPALVAAFRRRFPDVEVACEPAERSRFFGRRFDGAVAIGLMFLLPDTAQRDLIGQVAGALKPGGRFLFTAPRQACAWDDVLTGRRSSSLGAEEYIRVLDEAGLDVIAEHVDEGENHYFEAQKRAA from the coding sequence ATGATCGACGACACGTCCAACGGCTATGAAGCGGTCGCCGATGCGTTCGTGGCGGCGCGATCGCGCACGACCACCGGCGTCGCGATCGTCCGCCAATGGGCGGCGTCGCTTCCGGCCGTTGGAACGGTTGTCGATATCGGCTGCGGTTCGGGCGAGCCGGTCACCGCCGCTCTGCTCGACGCCGGCCTGACCGTATCCGCCCTCGATGCCTCGCCGGCGCTGGTCGCTGCGTTCCGGCGGCGTTTCCCCGATGTCGAGGTGGCATGCGAGCCGGCCGAACGCAGCCGGTTCTTCGGTCGCCGCTTCGACGGCGCCGTCGCGATCGGCCTGATGTTCCTTTTGCCCGATACCGCCCAGCGCGACCTGATCGGACAGGTCGCCGGGGCGCTGAAGCCCGGGGGGCGGTTCCTGTTCACTGCGCCGCGCCAGGCCTGCGCCTGGGACGATGTGCTGACCGGCCGGCGGTCGTCGTCGCTTGGGGCGGAGGAATACATCCGCGTTCTCGACGAGGCGGGACTGGACGTGATCGCCGAACATGTCGACGAGGGCGAGAACCACTATTTCGAGGCGCAAAAGCGCGCCGCCTGA
- a CDS encoding glycerophosphodiester phosphodiesterase family protein, translated as MRILRVLLAIFVAIALGLYLNNASWLAPAPEGEPKLYAHRGVHQPYERAGLTNDTCTAERMLPPAHDYLENTIASMEAAFAYGADRIEMDIYRTADGDWAVFHDYGLACRTDGEGRIRDHTMATLRTLDIGHGYTADGGQTYPFRGRFVGAMPSLADVLTRFPDEAFELHAKGATAEEADALWAYLREIGNVNVSRLTVFALPAFDARWNELDNGVPVIGKHRAAACVRSYLLTGWTGRLPAACNMGIVVPQDIAWLFWGWPDRLQQRFADTPGGVMLIGPALKENGSRAIDSLEELARVPDSFAGWIYTNRIELIGPAIEARSDGRSTSAAMR; from the coding sequence ATGAGAATCCTGCGTGTCCTGCTGGCGATATTCGTCGCCATCGCTCTGGGGCTCTATCTCAACAACGCGTCCTGGCTGGCGCCTGCCCCCGAGGGCGAACCGAAGCTCTATGCCCATCGCGGCGTGCATCAGCCCTATGAGCGGGCCGGACTGACCAACGACACCTGCACGGCCGAGCGCATGCTGCCGCCCGCCCACGACTATCTGGAGAACACGATTGCCAGCATGGAGGCCGCCTTCGCCTACGGCGCCGACCGTATTGAGATGGACATCTACCGGACCGCGGACGGCGACTGGGCCGTCTTCCACGATTACGGCCTTGCCTGCCGGACCGACGGAGAGGGCCGCATCCGCGACCACACCATGGCTACGCTCAGGACGCTCGATATCGGCCATGGCTATACCGCCGATGGCGGGCAGACCTATCCGTTCCGGGGACGCTTCGTCGGCGCGATGCCGTCGCTGGCCGACGTGCTGACCCGTTTCCCGGACGAGGCCTTCGAACTGCATGCGAAGGGCGCCACTGCCGAGGAGGCCGACGCGCTCTGGGCCTATTTGCGGGAGATCGGGAACGTGAATGTCTCGCGCCTGACGGTCTTCGCGCTTCCGGCCTTCGACGCGCGTTGGAACGAACTCGACAACGGCGTGCCGGTGATCGGCAAGCACCGGGCGGCAGCGTGCGTCCGATCATACCTGCTCACCGGATGGACCGGGCGCCTGCCGGCCGCCTGCAATATGGGGATCGTCGTTCCGCAGGACATCGCCTGGCTGTTCTGGGGCTGGCCGGACCGGCTGCAGCAGCGCTTTGCCGACACGCCCGGCGGCGTCATGCTGATCGGCCCGGCGCTCAAGGAGAACGGCTCACGCGCCATCGACAGCCTCGAGGAACTGGCGCGCGTGCCCGACAGCTTTGCCGGCTGGATCTACACCAACCGCATCGAACTGATCGGCCCGGCCATCGAGGCGCGTTCGGATGGTCGATCAACAAGTGCAGCGATGCGGTGA
- a CDS encoding bifunctional helix-turn-helix transcriptional regulator/GNAT family N-acetyltransferase has translation MRLEKSTVSRLVGALAADGYLSETRNPDDTRRKRLTLTDKGRRAYRAINDFADDQVKGALDRLDGLSAPDLARALDGYARALDDKPQEQPVTEIVEGYVPGLIGQAVAMHAAYYSRAAGFGASFEATVAGDMAAFVPRLGRYGNAIWCASSDGAIVGTIAIDGQDLEPGVAHLRWFIVAEGLRGAGIGRALMQAAMGFVDANGFAETRLWTFPA, from the coding sequence TTGCGGCTTGAGAAATCGACGGTCAGCCGGCTGGTGGGGGCGCTCGCCGCTGACGGCTATCTGAGCGAAACGCGCAATCCGGACGATACGCGCCGCAAGCGCTTGACGCTGACTGACAAGGGCCGGCGGGCCTACAGAGCCATCAATGATTTTGCCGACGATCAGGTTAAAGGCGCCCTCGACAGGCTCGACGGGCTGAGTGCGCCCGATCTGGCCCGCGCGCTCGACGGCTATGCCAGGGCACTCGATGATAAACCACAAGAACAGCCCGTGACTGAAATCGTCGAGGGCTACGTGCCCGGACTGATCGGACAGGCGGTTGCCATGCACGCGGCCTACTACAGCCGCGCGGCCGGGTTCGGTGCATCCTTCGAGGCAACGGTCGCCGGCGACATGGCCGCTTTCGTGCCGCGACTGGGTCGGTACGGCAACGCCATCTGGTGCGCAAGCAGCGATGGCGCGATCGTCGGCACCATCGCCATCGACGGCCAGGATCTCGAACCGGGCGTTGCGCATCTGCGCTGGTTCATCGTCGCCGAAGGCCTGCGCGGGGCGGGCATCGGCCGCGCGTTGATGCAGGCCGCCATGGGGTTCGTCGACGCCAACGGTTTCGCCGAGACCCGGCTCTGGACCTTTCCGGCTTGA
- a CDS encoding LysR family transcriptional regulator — protein MTSRLPFDALRTFAEIARGASAAEAAERLNVTPGAVSQRIAALEVHLGRTLVTRRGRKLVPTSDGLALYEQVHPHLGAIEDALAPKGRDRVLRLHATPAFADAWLMPRLEAIRTLAAPFAVDLVTAATPFEETRGWTASDIAIRYGASFAADLMATPLVPSEIALVASTARTTDNPAALLRSQPLICQPGLEEWPVWLEALTVSPEAVAWGPRVSDDAASLRAAELGHGIASVRACNVGGRPGLRVLARRTAPGNATYHLVTRRADRGAAPVRRLHDWARSLT, from the coding sequence ATGACCTCACGCCTGCCCTTCGACGCGCTCAGAACCTTCGCGGAGATCGCCCGCGGCGCGAGCGCGGCCGAGGCCGCCGAGCGGCTGAACGTGACGCCCGGCGCGGTCAGCCAGCGCATTGCGGCACTCGAGGTCCATCTCGGTCGTACGCTGGTGACGCGGCGCGGCCGCAAGCTCGTGCCGACGAGCGACGGCCTCGCCCTTTACGAACAGGTGCACCCGCATCTTGGCGCGATCGAGGACGCACTGGCGCCGAAAGGGCGCGACCGTGTGCTGCGCCTGCATGCCACGCCCGCCTTCGCCGATGCCTGGCTGATGCCACGGCTGGAGGCGATCCGGACGCTGGCCGCGCCTTTCGCGGTCGACCTCGTCACGGCGGCCACGCCCTTCGAGGAGACGCGCGGCTGGACGGCGTCCGACATCGCCATCCGCTACGGCGCATCGTTCGCCGCCGATCTGATGGCGACGCCGCTGGTGCCCTCGGAGATCGCGCTGGTCGCTTCGACCGCGCGGACCACCGACAACCCGGCCGCATTGCTGCGCAGCCAGCCGCTGATCTGTCAGCCGGGCCTCGAGGAGTGGCCGGTCTGGCTTGAGGCACTGACCGTCTCGCCTGAGGCCGTCGCGTGGGGACCGCGCGTGAGCGACGATGCGGCGAGCCTGCGGGCCGCCGAACTCGGCCATGGCATTGCCAGCGTGCGCGCCTGCAATGTCGGCGGCCGGCCGGGGCTGCGCGTGCTGGCCCGCCGGACCGCGCCGGGAAACGCCACCTATCATCTGGTGACGCGCCGCGCCGACCGGGGCGCCGCGCCGGTCAGGCGGCTGCATGACTGGGCGCGAAGCTTGACGTGA
- a CDS encoding NADH:flavin oxidoreductase/NADH oxidase family protein encodes MDLEDREPRALFRPLTLPCGAVLKTRIAKAAMSDSLGDGRGAPTNAQMRLYERWAEGGAALSIVGEVQGDPRFAEKPGNLVLAPEMDEARFAELARRGGANGCALFAQLGHAGAMAHPPISTPKGPSALDLPGLTCEALTPAEIEALPAGFARTAAMAQRLGFAGVQVHAAHGFLFSQFLSPLFNRRTDRWGGSLANRMRVLAETIAAVRAAVGPTFPVALKLNATDQLDGGLTEAEALDIIAALDGAGLDLIDISGGTYFPGAASASDRRQSGPYFVDFARRARARTTVPLMVTGGFKRRTEAIAAVTSGTTDMVGLARALVLDPDLPNRWRMVEGDDPAFPRFASSPDGGVTAWYTMRLTALGEDRVPDDTLDAHAALAAYEARDANRVASWNARFAG; translated from the coding sequence ATGGATTTGGAAGACCGGGAGCCGCGCGCCCTGTTCCGACCCCTCACGCTGCCCTGCGGCGCGGTTCTGAAGACCCGCATCGCCAAGGCGGCGATGTCGGATTCGCTGGGCGACGGGCGCGGCGCGCCGACGAACGCGCAGATGCGCCTTTACGAACGCTGGGCCGAAGGCGGCGCGGCGCTGTCGATCGTCGGCGAGGTGCAGGGCGATCCGCGCTTCGCCGAAAAGCCGGGCAATCTCGTGCTGGCCCCGGAGATGGACGAAGCCCGCTTTGCCGAACTCGCCCGGCGCGGCGGCGCCAATGGGTGCGCCTTGTTCGCTCAGCTCGGCCATGCCGGCGCCATGGCGCATCCGCCGATCTCCACCCCGAAGGGGCCCTCGGCGCTCGACCTGCCGGGCCTGACCTGCGAAGCCCTGACGCCGGCCGAGATCGAGGCGTTGCCGGCCGGCTTCGCCCGCACCGCCGCGATGGCGCAAAGGCTCGGCTTCGCCGGCGTGCAGGTCCATGCCGCGCACGGTTTTCTCTTCAGCCAGTTCCTGTCGCCGCTGTTCAACCGGCGTACGGACCGCTGGGGCGGGTCCCTCGCCAATCGCATGCGCGTGCTTGCCGAGACCATCGCCGCGGTGCGTGCGGCGGTGGGTCCCACCTTTCCGGTCGCGCTCAAACTCAACGCCACCGACCAGCTCGACGGCGGGCTGACCGAGGCCGAGGCGCTCGACATCATCGCCGCGCTCGACGGCGCCGGCCTCGATCTGATCGATATCAGTGGCGGCACCTATTTCCCCGGCGCGGCCTCCGCCTCGGATCGGCGCCAGAGCGGTCCCTATTTCGTCGATTTCGCAAGGCGGGCACGGGCCAGGACAACCGTGCCGCTGATGGTCACCGGCGGCTTCAAGCGGCGGACCGAGGCCATCGCAGCCGTGACGAGCGGGACGACTGACATGGTCGGGCTTGCCCGGGCGCTGGTGCTCGATCCGGACCTGCCGAACCGGTGGCGCATGGTGGAGGGCGACGATCCGGCCTTTCCGCGTTTCGCGTCGAGCCCCGACGGCGGCGTCACCGCCTGGTACACGATGCGGCTGACGGCGCTTGGCGAGGATCGCGTGCCGGACGACACGCTCGACGCGCATGCGGCGCTCGCCGCCTACGAGGCGCGCGATGCGAATCGGGTGGCGAGCTGGAACGCACGGTTTGCCGGGTAA
- a CDS encoding DMT family transporter, which produces MTDPRTPLTLSSALLLVVVFAAFGAQQTAVKLAVADIGPIMQAALRSAGGAALLALWFVLRRTNPFAAPLALSVLLGVLFAVDFGLLYVGIALTSASHATVLYYTAPMMIALAAMTAIADEPFDAGKIAGIAIAFAGVAIVALIRPSGGTGGATLAGDLLCLGAAAAWALTVLTIRATRLKSVDASVVLFHQLFWSVPLLAATAFVRGDATLRWSATALGSLAFQTVAVAFIGYLVFFRLIQLHPASQVSAMSFLAPLFGVLSAWAVLGERLTPGFAAGAGAILVGLCLTNRSRRGLS; this is translated from the coding sequence ATGACCGATCCGCGCACGCCGCTCACCTTGTCCTCGGCCCTCCTGCTTGTCGTCGTCTTCGCCGCCTTCGGCGCGCAGCAGACGGCCGTCAAGCTCGCCGTCGCCGATATCGGCCCGATCATGCAGGCGGCATTGCGCTCGGCCGGCGGCGCGGCGCTGCTCGCCCTCTGGTTCGTCCTGCGCCGCACCAACCCGTTCGCCGCGCCTCTTGCGCTGTCCGTGCTGCTCGGCGTCCTGTTCGCCGTCGATTTCGGCCTTCTTTATGTCGGCATCGCGCTGACCTCGGCGAGCCATGCGACGGTGCTCTATTACACCGCGCCGATGATGATCGCGCTCGCGGCCATGACAGCCATTGCCGACGAGCCCTTCGACGCCGGCAAGATCGCCGGCATCGCCATCGCCTTTGCGGGTGTGGCCATTGTCGCGCTGATCCGACCGTCCGGCGGAACGGGCGGGGCGACGCTTGCCGGCGATCTTCTGTGCCTTGGCGCGGCGGCGGCCTGGGCGCTGACCGTGCTCACCATCCGTGCAACCCGCCTTAAGTCCGTCGACGCCTCGGTCGTGCTGTTCCATCAACTGTTCTGGTCGGTGCCGCTGCTGGCGGCGACGGCTTTTGTCCGGGGCGATGCGACCCTCCGCTGGAGCGCCACGGCGCTCGGCTCGCTTGCCTTCCAGACCGTTGCCGTGGCCTTTATCGGCTATCTGGTCTTCTTCCGGCTGATCCAGCTTCATCCGGCCTCGCAGGTCTCGGCGATGAGCTTCCTGGCGCCGCTCTTCGGCGTGCTCAGCGCCTGGGCCGTACTTGGCGAGAGACTGACGCCGGGCTTTGCCGCCGGCGCCGGGGCCATCCTGGTCGGGCTTTGTCTGACGAACCGGTCCCGACGGGGCCTTTCGTGA
- a CDS encoding DMT family transporter: MFETLLIVAIGFAGGIAVGTQAPIAGAMGHRIGGAAGSLIVHLGGAVASLALLIARGGEGIREWRSLPWYMLGSGVFGLILYLSLSQTIPRLGATTAITLVVVGQLVAGMIIDHFGLFDVQVRSVDLQRVLATLLLLVGAYLMLR; this comes from the coding sequence ATGTTTGAGACATTGCTGATTGTGGCCATCGGCTTTGCCGGCGGCATCGCCGTCGGGACACAGGCGCCCATTGCCGGCGCGATGGGCCACCGCATCGGCGGCGCGGCCGGCAGCCTGATCGTTCATCTGGGCGGCGCGGTGGCCTCGCTCGCGCTGCTGATCGCCCGCGGCGGCGAAGGCATTCGTGAGTGGCGCAGCCTGCCCTGGTACATGCTCGGCAGCGGCGTGTTCGGGCTGATCCTTTACCTGTCGCTGAGCCAGACCATACCGAGGCTCGGCGCCACCACGGCGATCACGCTGGTCGTCGTCGGCCAGCTCGTCGCCGGCATGATCATCGACCATTTCGGTCTGTTCGACGTGCAGGTCCGGAGCGTCGACCTGCAAAGGGTCCTGGCGACCCTGCTGCTGCTCGTCGGTGCCTATCTGATGTTGCGATGA